CGAGTCCCACGCCATCGGTGAACAGATGCGCACCGCCCGTCTCGTCGGCGAGCGGCAGCGGCGGGACACGCCCCGTCACGAGGGTCGAAAGCCGCACGTCGGTCAGATGCGCGAGGGCCCGGTCGCGCGAAACAAGACCCGCGGGCACCGTCCCGCTGCCCGTGGTGTCGAGCAGAAGCACCTCTCCGGTGGCGGGAAGCTGCGAGATGAGCGTCCGCGCAGATTCCAGAGCGCGGTTCCAGCGGGTGCTTCCGTCCGACGTGCGTGCCGCCATGGAGACGGTGTTGTCGAGGACCACCGCGATTCGCTGCCTCGCGCCCCCTGCGTGGGGCCGTGCCGCCGCGAGCGCGAGACTCAATCCCGTCAGCAAGGCGAGAACGAGCGAGACGATCCACCGCCGGCGCCGGTGATGCGGGCGCCGGCTTCCGGCGGCGCGCTGCCACAGGAGGGTGGACGCCACCAGCATCCGTACGCGCACCGGCTTCACGAGAAACAGCAAGCCGATGACGGCCGCGACGCCCGCCAGCAAGCCGTACGCCAGCGGCGATGGAAGCGAGAAGAAACTCAGCATGGGATCCTGCGGGGGCGCCTGGATGCGAAAGCCGGGCCCGACCCTTCGGCCTTCGCTCGCCCTTCGTTGCTGCCGGAGTGCGCGAACGTCGCTGCGTCGATCACTTTTCCCGCCCGTGCTCGAGCACGAAGTAACGCTTGACCGTGCCCCGGTAGGCAACCGGAACCTTCTCGTTCGACACCGCGGCGTCACTCCTGCCTCTTGCCACGGCCGCGGTGGCACTCAACTCGATCCGGGCGGCCTGCGCGCGGCTGGCCTCATAGAAGCCTTCGCTTTCCTCGGATGCCGCCTGTCCGCCACCCGAACCGGCCACGAGACGATCGAGCTTGACGGCGAGACGCTCCGTCTTTCTGCCGTGCAGCGTCTCCGGCTCCGAGAGCGGCGCATCGGGCGGCGCGTCGTCGCCATCGTCCCCGGTCTGGTTGATATTGACTCTCATGCCATCGGTGCCGCCGCTGATGTTGGCCTTGCCGCCCCCTCCTGGCGAAGGCGGCTCCGACGCGCTTCTGCTGGGCGCGGGTCTGTCACCGTCGAGCGATGGCGCGAGCTGCTGCATCGCCTGGCTCATCTCGCTCATCGTCGTGTGTTCCTGCAGCGCATCCTGCCGCTCCACGCCTTGACCTGCGCCGGAACGCGCTTCCGCAAGATCGGCTCCGAGTTCGGCGCGTGGCGTCTGCGCACTGCCCTTTCCCAGAAATGACTGCACTCGTTCGACCGCACCACGCGCCAGTTCGGCAGACAGCTCGAGCGCGCGCTCCAGTGCCCCTCCCGGCCCTGAATCTGCGGCCTCGCCCGCATCGGACGCCTCTTGAACGCCCGCGTGTCCTCCGCGCGGCCCGTTCTCGCGACGAGGGCCACCCGGCGTCGTGTCGTCTGCCGGATCGGGCCCGCTTCGCACGTCGCGAGCAGGGCGTTCCACCACCGCACCCGCGTCCGCGGGCAGTGCGCGAAGCGTTCGCGTTCCTTCGGCATGCGGATCCGCCCTTCCCTGTTCTTCGCTCTGCGCCCATTCCGGCGCGGAATTCGAGAGTGCGGTCCGGCTGCCGTCCCCCCATTCCGCGTTCGCATCTGCGCTCGTCGGGTGACCGCCACCCGACCGGAACGCAAGCAGTCCGACCGCCAGCACCAGCAATCCGATGCCCACGGCCCGGACCGGCCCGCCGGTCGGCCGCAAGGAAATCATCGAGACGGCATCGATACCCTGCAGTGTGCGTATGGCGCGAGCGAGGAGCGCCGATTCCCATTCGGTCACCGACACGCGGGACGCGAACCAGCACGCGCTCTTCAGTTCATCCTTGAGATCCGCCCTTTCGTCCAATTCGGCTGCCACGGAATGCGCAGACGGGCGCCGCGACAGAATCCAGATGCATCGGATCAGCGCGACGCACGCCATTGCCAGGAACACCGGACGCAGTGCGAGCGCCACGCCCTGTGAAGGGTGCATCGCGATCAGCACAAGATACAGGCCGCCCAGCACGCATAGAGAACTCGTCATCCACGCGAACGCGCGAAGGACCTCGCGCGTTCTCACGCGATGGCCGGCAGGCTGAAGCGCCGCGAGCAGTGACCGATCAGTGATATCGAAAGCCAAGGCAGCCGGAGGGTTCGTGCGAATCGTCACGACAGGAAATTTTCTCGACGATTTCGGGTGAACTTCAATGCGAGACGACAACGATGCGAACGATGCTATCACGGTCGATTTGGCACAACGCAGATTCGCGTCCGGCACGTGCTGGTCGGCCACCGCACTCGACCCACATCGCACAGATTGAATGCCGAAATGCCGGACACGGGAGCACCACGGATGTCGAAACTGATCGCCCTCGCGAGAACATTCGCACGAACAATCGCAGGATCATTCGTTGCAGCAGCGGCATGCTGTTTCGCTGCTCCCCATGGCGAGGCCGCGCCCAGCATCGTCTACATCCTGGCCGACGACCTCGGCTGGAAGGACGTCGGATTCCATCGGGGCACGATCCCGACGCCTCACCTCGATCGCCTCGCCCGGGAAGGAGCCGTTCTCAATGCGCTCTATGCGCAACCCCATTCGTCGCAGACGCACGCGGCGGTGATGACCGGCCGCTATCCGATGCGGTATGGATTCCAGACGATGTCGATCGTGCCTGCGAACACGTTCGGCCTGCCGAAGGACGAGCGCACGCTTGCCGAAGCACTGAAGGAGGCTGGGTACGCGACCGCGTACATCGGCCATTGGCGGCTCGGGCATGCGCGCCAGGAATTCTGGCCTACCCGGCGGGGATTCGATCACTTCTTCGGCAGCCTGTCCCCGCAGGGCCAGGCCGCGTCCGCGCGAGCGGGCGCGCCTCAGTGGAGACGCGACGAATCGACTTTCCCGTTCAAGCGGGGCAACGACGCCACCGACCTGCTTGCGAAAGAAGCGGTGCGTGTCGTCGAACGCCACGACAAGCGCCGCCCTCTGTTCATGATGCTGTCTCTGCCGGTCCCCGCGTCGGGCGAAGCACCTGCACAACTGTCAGCGCAGTTCCGCGACGTGTCCGACCCCGCGAGACGCGGATACGCCGCGGCGGTGGCTGCGATGGACCGGGCGGTGGGTGAGGTCGTCGCGAGTCTCGAGCGTGCGGCGATGGCCGATCAGACCCTGATCGTGTTCCACAGCGACAACGGTGGCAGCGTGCCGACGCGTCTCCCGACAGGCGATGGCGACACCGCGGACGTCGCAGCGGACAACGGCGATTTTCGCGGAGGAAAGGGCAGCCTGTACGAGGGCGGAGTACGTGTCGCCTCGGTGATGCGCTGGCCGGGCCGTATCAGGCCCGAGACGATCGTCCCGCAGTTCCTTCACGTCACTGACCTCACCGCCACGGTTCTGCAGGCGGCGGAGGCGAAGACCTCGTCGCAGAAGCCACTCGACGGCAGCGACATACTGCCTCTCATCGCCGGCGGCCAAGCTTCTCCGCGCAAGCAGATGCTGATCAACGTGGAAGACTTTCGCGGCGCCGTACGTGTGGGCGACTGGAAGCTGATTCTCCATGCGGCGCTGCCGCCCAAGGTCGAACTCTTCAATATCGGCAGGGATCCTGAGGAAGCGGAGAATGTCGCGGCGAAGTATCCCGACCGCGCAAGGGAGATGATGACAACGCTGACCGAGTACGCCTACGACATGGCACCTTCGCTCTACGTGGAAGAACTGGTCTCTGTCGAATCGGACAGGCGGCCGATCGTATGGAGACAGAATCCTGCCAGCAGG
This DNA window, taken from Betaproteobacteria bacterium, encodes the following:
- a CDS encoding arylsulfatase produces the protein MSKLIALARTFARTIAGSFVAAAACCFAAPHGEAAPSIVYILADDLGWKDVGFHRGTIPTPHLDRLAREGAVLNALYAQPHSSQTHAAVMTGRYPMRYGFQTMSIVPANTFGLPKDERTLAEALKEAGYATAYIGHWRLGHARQEFWPTRRGFDHFFGSLSPQGQAASARAGAPQWRRDESTFPFKRGNDATDLLAKEAVRVVERHDKRRPLFMMLSLPVPASGEAPAQLSAQFRDVSDPARRGYAAAVAAMDRAVGEVVASLERAAMADQTLIVFHSDNGGSVPTRLPTGDGDTADVAADNGDFRGGKGSLYEGGVRVASVMRWPGRIRPETIVPQFLHVTDLTATVLQAAEAKTSSQKPLDGSDILPLIAGGQASPRKQMLINVEDFRGAVRVGDWKLILHAALPPKVELFNIGRDPEEAENVAAKYPDRAREMMTTLTEYAYDMAPSLYVEELVSVESDRRPIVWRQNPASR